TTACACATATACCATACATACTTTGTTCTGCCATTACCAGCACAACACAATGCTACTTCTCTCTTCCATTTATAATCACAATTCATCAATGGCAGCTTCTTTCCATTCCCTCACATTCTTCTCCTCACTCTCCAAAACTCTTCACAAATCACGTTCATCTTCAGGTACATTAATCTATCTCCACTAACTGCatttttttaaaggattttTCATTACCGTTTCATTACATTCACGCCTTTGATAAAATTCACAATTTTGAATGTTTTCGGACTTTTGAAGTAGTATTCTGCTTACATGGTCTGATGTTGTTCGTGGCTAACATGATGATGTTGTATTTTCAGTCCCATGTATGATTTTTCATCACAGTAGCACACACTCTTCGTTCAATGGCCAATCTGTGAACCTGCCACGTTTGAGGTTATCCAAGCTAAAGCAAAATCCTTCGAAACACTTGCCTGCTATGATGATGGCCAAACCAGCCATACAGTTCATTAGGGGAACTGATGAACAGACAATACCAGATGTGAAGCTTACTACATCACGTGATGGAACAAATGGTATGGCCATCTTCAACTTCGATCAACCCTCAGTTTTTGATTCATCTCGTGAAGTTGCCGATATCACTGGTTTATACATGATTGATGAGGAAGGGGTTCTTCAGTCTGTGGATGTGAGTGCTAAGTTTGTCAATGGAAAGCCTTCAGGAATTGAAGCCAAGTATGTGATGCGGACTCCAAAGGATTGGGACAGATTCATGAGATTTATGGAACGATATTCTGATGCAAACGGTTTGCAgttcattaaaaaataagttaatatgGAATACCTTCTGTCTTCTACCCTTTgtcatgttaattttttacGTTAATTCTGATTCAGAAAACATGTAAAGATGAGAGTTTTGACTAAATCTTGGCACAACCAATTTATTTAGCATTTATAAATGGGCTTACTCTTAAAGATTCCTATCGAGTTTTTTCTACTAAAACTCGTAACACCAACTTCAGTATAAATTCTGCAATCATAAATAAACCTATTGAACcaataatcataataatgaTTACTCCACAAGAGAAACTTAATAATCTGCTACTGTTCTCCATGCTACTTTGACTTCCAAGTCACTGCCACAGGGCTTCTGACCCTGTTGGAACCATTTTGTGAGTGTACCCATGTCAAATTCCCTTCTGCATAGGTCACCAAACCATCACCTTTTTTAACCCTTTTTCTCGATATAAACCATACCCTGTAAGCCAAGCTTTGATTCACTTGCTTAAATACAAGCCGCTTGGGTTTTACTATCACTTTTACTCCCTCAGGTGCCTTAACCTCCACTGAGTAGATGGAGTTTGCATTTCCCACATTTGTTAGTCTCCTGATGAACATCTTTCTCCTCTCCCCAGCCTTAAATATCACTGAGAATGAGGGATAGTTAAGGCTGAAGCCTCTATTCATCTTCAAGACTCCATTGCAACTCACATTTCTGTGTGTGATGCTGAATATTTCTGACTTTGTGTATCCAAGGCTGCAAAGGTGGATGATATAATCATCTGGCCTAATGTCATACACAAGTCCAGGATTCAATGCTCTCTGTGGATTCACATGTCCAGCTCCCATGTCAAAAACTCCTGCTGGTTGGTTTTCATCAAGAATAGGCCTTCCGGTGTGGTCGGTTACCTCGGCTGTTGTCATGATTGCAGATTTGATGGCTGCAGGACTCCAAGTCGGGTGAGCCGAGCGAATGAGAGCAGCAATTCCACTAACATGAGGGCATGCCATTGAGGTGCCAGACATGACAGAGAAGTTAACTCTTCTAGAATCTTCTGGAAGGCCTGTAGGACCAAGATTCTGAGGCCATGCAGCAATGATGTTCACTCCTGGAGCTATAACGTCTGGTTTGAGGATTGAAGGGTTTGTATAACTTGGTCCTCTAGCTGAAAATCTTGCCACTGCTGGAGCTCTAGACTTCCCTATCACAGTTCCTCCAAATTCAATCCTTGCAAGAGGCCTTCTTGTGGAGTTTATGTAATCTTTCAAGGTAAGTGCTTCATCAAATCCAATCAAAGTTGCAGGCAAGACATGAACATCAACTGAATCCTCTCCCAAGTTTATCTCCGTGTTGGCGAGAATCATAGCAAGGCCACCAGCCTCCTTGACCACTTGTCCCTTCTCTGCTCTTCCGTTCACGCCTCGATCGCAGACCACCATTTTGCCTTTAACTTTGTCCCTTGGAAGAGACCCTCTGAGGCAAAATTGACTCTCGGTGTCCCCTTCAGACAGATAAACCAGTTCAAGT
This sequence is a window from Vigna angularis cultivar LongXiaoDou No.4 chromosome 2, ASM1680809v1, whole genome shotgun sequence. Protein-coding genes within it:
- the LOC108323223 gene encoding photosystem II reaction center PSB28 protein, chloroplastic, with translation MLLLSSIYNHNSSMAASFHSLTFFSSLSKTLHKSRSSSVPCMIFHHSSTHSSFNGQSVNLPRLRLSKLKQNPSKHLPAMMMAKPAIQFIRGTDEQTIPDVKLTTSRDGTNGMAIFNFDQPSVFDSSREVADITGLYMIDEEGVLQSVDVSAKFVNGKPSGIEAKYVMRTPKDWDRFMRFMERYSDANGLQFIKK
- the LOC108323242 gene encoding subtilisin-like protease SBT1.2, producing MESKSKIQLFFLTLSLFTLTLVNAETLGTYIVQLHPHGITSSAFTSKLKWHLSFIQQTLSSDEDPSSRLLYSYRSAMDGFAAQLTESELEYLKNLPDVISIRPDSMLPLQTTYSYKFLGLNPARENGWYQSGFGRGTIIGVLDTGVWPESPSFNDQGMPPVPKKWKGICQAGKAFNSSNCNRKLIGARYFTKGHSSVSPFRIPEYLSPRDSSGHGTHTSSTAGGLPVPLASVFGYASGVARGMAPGAHIAVYKVCWFNGCYNSDIMAAMDVAIRDGVDILSLSLGGFSTPLYDDNIAIGSFRAMEHGISVICAAGNNGPTAMSVANEAPWIATIGASTLDRKFPATVRMGNGQMLYGESMYPLNHPLSNGKELELVYLSEGDTESQFCLRGSLPRDKVKGKMVVCDRGVNGRAEKGQVVKEAGGLAMILANTEINLGEDSVDVHVLPATLIGFDEALTLKDYINSTRRPLARIEFGGTVIGKSRAPAVARFSARGPSYTNPSILKPDVIAPGVNIIAAWPQNLGPTGLPEDSRRVNFSVMSGTSMACPHVSGIAALIRSAHPTWSPAAIKSAIMTTAEVTDHTGRPILDENQPAGVFDMGAGHVNPQRALNPGLVYDIRPDDYIIHLCSLGYTKSEIFSITHRNVSCNGVLKMNRGFSLNYPSFSVIFKAGERRKMFIRRLTNVGNANSIYSVEVKAPEGVKVIVKPKRLVFKQVNQSLAYRVWFISRKRVKKGDGLVTYAEGNLTWVHSQNGSNRVRSPVAVTWKSK